A genomic segment from Lutibacter sp. A80 encodes:
- a CDS encoding DUF3467 domain-containing protein: MSEQKPKKEGQINIELDDKIAEGTYSNLAIINHSVSEFIVDFVSVMPGQPKAKVKSRIILTPQHAKRLVKALADNVKRFEQSHGEIKDYEQPPIPMNFGPTGEA; this comes from the coding sequence ATGAGTGAACAAAAACCTAAAAAAGAAGGACAGATTAATATAGAATTAGATGATAAAATTGCAGAAGGAACATATTCTAACTTAGCAATTATTAATCATTCTGTTTCTGAATTTATTGTAGATTTTGTTAGTGTAATGCCAGGGCAACCTAAGGCTAAAGTAAAATCAAGAATAATACTAACTCCTCAACATGCCAAGAGATTGGTAAAAGCATTAGCTGATAATGTGAAAAGGTTTGAACAGAGTCACGGAGAAATTAAAGATTATGAGCAACCTCCAATACCAATGAATTTTGGTCCAACTGGAGAAGCATAA
- a CDS encoding IS3 family transposase, giving the protein MLGVNRQVYYRSIKSRLHKQTVAQKVIVLVRDIRMLMPRLGGKKLYFLLKDKLSLLKVGRDKLFRILKANHMLIIPKRSYHITTDSHHRFRKHRNLVSSMDIEGPESVWVSDITYIGTRTNPSYLALITDAYSKKIVGYDVSKSLSMDGSLRALEMAINNRKYKESPLIHHSDRGLQYCSNEYQRLLENNEIKPSMTEKYDPYENAVAERINGILKQEFSVAQKIQDFKVKEKLVKNAIEIYNNIRPHLSNEMLTPIQMHAQKKIKPKQYKSKKLNNDVIIQL; this is encoded by the coding sequence TTGCTCGGGGTAAACAGACAGGTTTACTATAGATCCATAAAATCAAGACTTCATAAACAAACTGTAGCACAAAAAGTTATCGTTTTGGTTCGTGATATTCGGATGCTAATGCCAAGATTGGGTGGTAAGAAATTATACTTTCTGTTAAAGGATAAATTATCACTATTAAAAGTAGGAAGAGATAAATTGTTTAGAATACTAAAAGCTAACCATATGTTAATAATACCTAAAAGAAGCTACCACATAACTACAGACTCTCATCATAGATTTAGAAAGCACAGAAACCTTGTCAGCTCAATGGATATAGAAGGGCCTGAATCAGTTTGGGTGAGTGATATTACATATATCGGAACGAGAACCAACCCTTCGTATCTGGCATTAATCACAGATGCTTATTCTAAAAAGATTGTAGGATATGATGTGTCAAAATCTTTATCAATGGATGGTTCATTGAGGGCATTGGAAATGGCTATAAATAATAGAAAATACAAAGAAAGTCCATTAATACATCACTCTGATAGAGGGTTGCAATATTGCTCGAATGAATATCAAAGACTATTAGAAAACAATGAGATTAAGCCTAGTATGACTGAAAAATATGATCCATATGAAAATGCAGTTGCAGAGCGAATAAATGGAATTTTAAAACAGGAATTTAGTGTAGCACAGAAGATTCAAGATTTTAAAGTAAAGGAGAAACTGGTCAAAAATGCAATAGAAATATACAACAATATAAGACCTCATTTATCTAACGAAATGCTAACACCAATACAAATGCACGCACAAAAAAAAATTAAACCAAAACAATACAAATCAAAAAAGCTGAACAATGATGTCATTATTCAGCTTTAA
- a CDS encoding PLP-dependent aminotransferase family protein, whose translation MIDSPVNTLFKQLISIDKTLAQPLYLQVSGQIINAIQRSYLTKGTMLPGTRVLSHLLKVHRNTAVAIYEELASQGWVEIIPNKGTFVLEPEKSTAKIKASSQKLNEAYSYAKTTGFHFQKSFHLASTVQFTKSKYLINDGKPDLRLHPIHQFTRWYSATMKRKTLIDKWNRSNKFFSTVFQTQLCNYLNATRGFHISPNNLINTRSTEMSLYVVSQLLLKQNDIVLVGHLSNYAANMIFQQTGATIKTIPVDNNGLNIEYIKKHFIKHSIRCVYICAHRDYPTTITLSAERRLKLLNLAKEYGFAIIEDDFDYDFQFEGSPMLPMASSDANGMVIYLGKIGQSLFPSFQTGFVVAPENLITEAKNYIELLDKQGDLIQEQMLSELINEGEIYRLMKKNIVIYKKRRDTLCNLLSIYFSGITQWKIPSGGLAVWLQFNPKISLAKLAKEAEKNDLFIPKTILYQDKKTCAIRFGFGHLNEKEIEQVIQKLKRAYNTVMSSPK comes from the coding sequence ATGATAGATAGTCCGGTTAACACACTTTTTAAACAATTAATAAGCATAGATAAAACTTTAGCTCAACCTTTATATTTACAGGTTTCGGGACAAATTATAAATGCAATTCAACGAAGTTATTTAACCAAGGGCACCATGTTACCGGGTACGCGTGTATTAAGCCATTTATTAAAAGTGCATAGAAATACAGCTGTTGCAATTTACGAAGAATTAGCATCACAAGGTTGGGTTGAAATTATACCAAATAAAGGTACTTTTGTTTTAGAACCAGAAAAAAGCACTGCAAAAATAAAAGCTTCATCTCAAAAACTAAATGAAGCTTATAGTTATGCTAAAACCACTGGATTCCATTTTCAAAAATCCTTTCATTTAGCTTCTACTGTTCAATTTACAAAATCTAAATACCTTATTAATGATGGGAAACCCGACTTACGTTTACATCCTATACATCAATTTACAAGATGGTATAGTGCTACTATGAAACGAAAAACTTTAATCGATAAATGGAATAGATCAAACAAATTTTTTAGTACTGTATTCCAAACTCAATTATGCAATTATTTAAACGCTACTAGAGGATTTCATATTAGTCCAAATAATCTAATTAATACACGTAGTACGGAAATGAGCCTTTATGTAGTATCTCAACTCTTATTAAAACAAAACGATATTGTTTTAGTAGGACATTTAAGTAACTACGCTGCAAACATGATTTTTCAACAAACAGGAGCTACCATTAAAACAATACCTGTAGACAATAACGGTTTAAATATTGAATACATAAAAAAACACTTTATAAAACACAGTATTAGATGTGTATATATTTGTGCTCACAGAGATTATCCAACAACCATTACATTAAGTGCTGAGCGTCGTTTAAAGCTACTTAATTTAGCTAAAGAGTATGGCTTTGCTATTATTGAAGATGATTTTGATTATGACTTCCAATTTGAGGGTTCTCCAATGTTACCAATGGCTAGTTCAGATGCAAATGGTATGGTTATATATTTAGGAAAAATTGGACAATCTTTATTTCCTAGCTTTCAAACAGGATTTGTTGTGGCCCCAGAGAATCTAATTACAGAAGCCAAAAACTATATAGAATTACTTGATAAACAAGGTGATTTAATTCAAGAACAAATGCTATCTGAATTAATTAATGAAGGTGAAATTTACCGTCTTATGAAAAAGAACATTGTTATCTACAAAAAAAGAAGAGATACTTTATGTAACCTTCTATCAATTTATTTTTCAGGAATTACACAATGGAAAATTCCTTCGGGTGGCTTAGCCGTTTGGCTACAATTTAATCCTAAAATATCGTTAGCTAAACTTGCTAAAGAAGCTGAAAAAAACGATTTATTTATCCCTAAAACAATTCTTTATCAAGATAAAAAAACTTGTGCTATACGTTTTGGTTTTGGACATTTAAATGAAAAAGAAATAGAACAAGTAATTCAAAAACTAAAACGTGCTTATAATACGGTAATGTCTAGTCCTAAATAA
- a CDS encoding TonB-dependent siderophore receptor: MKIKITLIIFTLLYIVQLKAQEETIRRDTLKEIIITSNRISLPFSENSRTITLITSEDIIKSAASNVADLLQNIAGLDIRRRGVDGMQSDLYIRGGNFDQTLVLIDGVKMDDPQTGHHSMNAILSLDNIERIEVIKGPAARVYGQNAFTGAINIVTKKIKENNLKVNLGYGSYQNIKGGITFTQKFDNGGIFTALNYQESEGYRYNTDFKNKSIFVKANLGSYNLTSSYTERDFGANGFYASPAAIDQYEETQTSLVAIDANYTIKNITIKPRVYWKRNQDLYLYLRHDPPVYRNLHISNKIGAETNAVLNSSLGKTGIGLDVSRVFLVSNNLQDHARTVITGFLEHRFEINNFDITPGIAISSYSDFNTKAFPGIDVGYRFSERLKMYSNIGYTYRVPTFTDLYYIGSNEIGNPDLKPESALSEELGFKYNTRNLDINVAFFNRTADDLIDWAKDNPEDPDEKWEARNFSEVTTKGFEIDFGYRFQLWDLEQRFNLGYSFIEDENKDEYTRYALNSIKHQLTSGIDFKFSKLFSQNISYRFVERSRGETYTVVDAKIKTELPNRIGVFLSANNIFNTTYTETNLVPMPKGNIMLGINYKIY, encoded by the coding sequence ATGAAAATTAAAATTACTTTAATAATTTTTACATTACTTTATATAGTACAGTTAAAAGCACAAGAAGAGACTATTAGACGAGATACTTTAAAAGAAATTATTATAACTTCCAATAGAATATCTTTACCTTTTTCAGAAAATTCAAGAACCATTACATTAATTACATCTGAAGATATTATAAAAAGTGCTGCTAGTAATGTTGCAGATTTACTTCAAAATATAGCAGGGTTAGATATAAGAAGACGTGGGGTAGACGGAATGCAATCTGATTTATATATTAGAGGTGGAAATTTTGATCAAACTTTAGTGTTAATTGATGGTGTTAAAATGGATGATCCACAAACAGGACACCATTCTATGAATGCAATTTTATCTTTAGATAATATAGAACGTATTGAAGTTATAAAAGGTCCCGCAGCAAGAGTTTATGGACAGAATGCATTTACGGGTGCCATAAATATTGTAACTAAAAAAATAAAAGAAAATAATCTAAAAGTAAATTTAGGATATGGATCATACCAAAATATAAAAGGAGGTATTACTTTTACTCAAAAATTTGATAATGGAGGGATTTTTACCGCATTAAATTATCAAGAATCTGAAGGGTATAGGTATAATACAGACTTTAAAAATAAATCAATTTTTGTTAAAGCTAACTTAGGTAGTTATAATTTAACGTCATCTTATACGGAAAGAGATTTTGGAGCAAACGGGTTTTATGCAAGTCCAGCTGCAATAGATCAATATGAAGAGACACAAACAAGTTTAGTAGCTATAGATGCTAATTATACCATTAAAAATATTACAATTAAACCTAGAGTTTATTGGAAACGTAATCAAGACTTGTATTTATATTTACGACATGATCCTCCAGTATATCGTAATTTACATATTTCTAACAAAATAGGGGCAGAAACAAATGCTGTACTTAATTCTTCACTAGGTAAAACAGGTATTGGATTAGATGTTTCAAGAGTATTTTTAGTTAGTAACAATCTACAAGACCATGCTAGAACTGTAATAACAGGGTTTTTGGAACACCGTTTTGAAATAAATAATTTTGATATTACTCCAGGAATTGCTATTAGTTCATATTCAGATTTTAATACAAAAGCCTTCCCTGGAATTGATGTTGGTTATCGGTTTTCTGAACGTTTAAAAATGTACAGTAATATAGGGTATACTTATAGAGTACCTACATTTACAGATCTTTATTATATAGGTAGTAATGAAATAGGAAATCCAGATTTAAAACCAGAATCAGCATTGTCTGAAGAGTTAGGTTTTAAGTATAATACAAGAAATTTAGATATTAATGTGGCATTTTTTAATAGAACTGCTGATGATTTAATTGATTGGGCAAAGGACAATCCAGAAGATCCTGATGAAAAGTGGGAGGCAAGAAATTTTAGTGAAGTTACAACAAAAGGATTTGAAATAGATTTTGGTTATAGGTTTCAGTTATGGGATTTGGAACAACGATTTAATTTAGGGTATAGTTTTATAGAAGATGAGAATAAAGATGAGTATACAAGGTATGCCTTAAATAGTATTAAGCACCAATTAACATCGGGTATAGATTTTAAGTTTTCTAAATTATTTAGTCAAAATATTTCTTATAGATTTGTAGAAAGATCGAGAGGAGAAACCTACACAGTTGTAGATGCCAAAATAAAAACAGAATTACCAAATAGAATTGGTGTGTTTTTAAGTGCTAATAATATTTTTAATACAACATATACAGAAACGAATCTAGTTCCAATGCCAAAAGGAAATATAATGTTAGGAATTAACTATAAAATCTACTAG